One window from the genome of Malus domestica chromosome 01, GDT2T_hap1 encodes:
- the LOC103437223 gene encoding chlorophyll a-b binding protein CP29.3, chloroplastic-like, which yields MTAATATVTSHFFGSQLRTPEPSFGRFQARLGGFGGFSFGTKKSPQPAPPKQKQKKFDDGERLVWFPGVEPPEWLDGSLPGDRGFDPFGLGKPAEYLQYDYDGLDQNLAKNVAGDIIGTRIETVEVNPTPFQPYTEVFGLQRFRECELIHGRWAMLGALGALAVEGLTGVAWQDAGKVELIEGSSYLGLPLPFSITTLIWIEVLVIGYIEFQRNAELDPEKRLYPGGKFFDPLGLASDPDEFERLQLAEIKHARLAMVVFLIFGIQAAVTGKGPISFLLTFNK from the exons ATGACTGCCGCCACAGCCACCGTTACCTCCCACTTCTTTGGATCCCAACTCCGAACCCCAGAGCCCAGTTTCGGACGCTTCCAAGCCCGCCTTGGCGGCTTCGGAGGCTTCAGCTTCGGCACCAAGAAGTCACCACAACCTGCACCgccaaagcaaaagcaaaaaaagtTTGATGACGGCGAACGACTGGTATGGTTTCCGGGTGTTGAACCGCCAGAGTGGCTTGACGGATCTCTGCCCGGGGACCGTGGGTTTGACCCCTTTGGGTTGGGGAAGCCCGCCGAGTACTTGCAGTACGATTACGATGGGCTCGACCAGAACCTGGCCAAGAATGTGGCGGGTGACATCATCGGGACAAGGATCGAGACCGTGGAGGTGAATCCGACGCCTTTTCAGCCGTACACGGAGGTTTTTGGGCTGCAGAGGTTCAGGGAGTGCGAGCTGATTCACGGGAGGTGGGCCATGCTAGGAGCGCTTGGTGCTCTTGCCGTTGAGGGACTCACCGGTGTTGCATGGCAAGACGCTGGAAAG GTTGAGTTGATCGAAGGATCGTCCTACCTTGGCCTTCCACTTCCCTTCTCCATCACCACATTGATATGGATCGAGGTGTTGGTGATTGGCTACATTGAGTTCCAGAGGAATGCCGAGCTTGACCCGGAGAAGAGGTTGTACCCGGGTGGCAAGTTTTTCGACCCATTGGGTTTGGCCTCCGACCCCGATGAATTTGAAAGGCTTCAACTGGCTGAGATCAAGCATGCCCGTCTTGCCATGGTCGTCTTCCTCATTTTTGGAATCCAAGCTGCTGTCACAGGAAAGGGACCTATCAGTTTTCTTCTTACCTTTAACAAATAa
- the LOC139190115 gene encoding uncharacterized protein — protein sequence MVLAWILNSVHEDIANIVSYYTSAADVWVDLHDRFSQGNDSRVYQIKRKIVEHRQEQQSISVYYMKLKALWDELASYHELPTCSCGGLKKINERDDKEMVMQILMGLKESYVVVCGKILLMQPLPDTRKAYSLFYNKRNKWRNSRATSQWVTHPRSVLASFSLSFGSENKARAFLGWVTHWEVAREFPKTKSWGNGKAQSGQYHATVVERARDVVDSGRVMTIQPGVHHVPSSLHHRSIILSALGPDHALTVLFLGTHTRTSQWITHHGSALVRYSLNFGVPVNSETSELPKSLVLGRDENIHLRITHLGDVGCYTIDSVGSVQVTPLIKLDDVLHVPNFRVYLLFVSKLTESLQCIVIFFPTFCVIQNMDTRRTIGLGK from the exons ATGGTCCTTGCGTGGATCCTGAACTCTGTGCATGAAGACATCGCAAACATCGTTTCTTACTACACATCAGCAGCAGATGTGTGGGTAGACCTGCATGATCGTTTTTCCCAAGGAAATGATTCACGCGTTTATCAGATTAAGAGAAAAATTGTTGAGCACAGACAAGAGCAACAATCGATCTCGGTTTACTACATGAAGTTAAAGGCATTATGGGATGAATTGGCATCCTACCATGAGCTTCCAACATGCTCTTGTGGGGGcttgaagaagattaatgaaCGAGATGATAAGGAAATGGTGATGCAGATTCTCATGGGATTAAAAGAATCTTATGTCGTGGTATGTGGGAAAATCTTGTTGATGCAGCCACTCCCAGACACTCGGAAGGCATACTCTTTGTTCTACAACAAGAGAAACAAGTGGAG gaactcacgagcaacttcccagtgggtcacccatcctaggagtgttctggcctccttctcgcttagcTTCGGGAGCGAGAATAAGGCtagagcattcctaggatgggtgacccactgggaagttgctcgtgagtttccaaaaacaaaatcgtgggGGAATGGTaaagcccaaagtggacaatatcatgctacggtggtggaacgggcccgagaTGTGGTAGACTCAGGTCGGGTTATGACAATTCAGCCCGGGGTCCACCACGTCCCAAGCtcactccaccaccgtagcataatattgtccgctttgggccctgaccacgccctcacggttttgtttctgggaactcacacgagaacttcccagtggatcacccatcatgggagtgctctcgtgcgctactcgcttaattTTGGAGTTCCGGTGAActccgaaaccagtgagctcccaaaaagcctcgtgctaggtagggatgagaatatacatttaaggatcactcatctgggcgatgtgggatgttacaccatAGACTCTGTTGGTTCCGTTCAAGTCACTCCTCTTATTAAACTTGATGATGTGTTACATGTGCCTAACTTTCGAGTCTATTTGTTATTCGTTAGCAAACTCACCGAGTCCTTACAATGCATAGTGATTTTCTTTCCCACCTTCTGTGTGATACAGAACATGGATACGAGGAGGACGATTGGCCTGGGCAAGTGA
- the LOC103437212 gene encoding high mobility group B protein 1-like: MKASKGKGPVRKDKKEVLKPVEDVKVGKRKAAIEADKSRRKLAKNAKLGKKDPNKPKRPASAFFVFLEEFRTVYKKEHPNVKAVSAVGKAGGEKWKSMSPAEKAPYEAKAAKRKTEYEKLMKAYNNKEDETEDDEEEVAEKSKPIAKVVEEEESAEEDDEEDDDDDEDED; the protein is encoded by the exons ATGAAGGCTTCCAAAGGCAAAGGACCTGTGAGGAAGGACAAGAAAGAAGTATTAAAGCCTGTCGAGGACGT aAAGGTGGGAAAACGAAAGGCGGCGATTGAGGCTGACAAGAGCCGCCGAAAACTTGCCAAGAACGCAAAATTGGGCAAGAAGGACCCCAATAAACCAAAGAGACCTGCGAGcgctttctttgtttttct aGAAGAGTTCAGGACGGTTTACAAGAAAGAGCATCCGAATGTGAAAGCTGTGTCAGCT GTGGGGAAAGCTGGTGGAGAAAAGTGGAAATCTATGTCACCTGCG GAGAAAGCTCCATATGAAGCTAAAGCAGCAAAAAGGAAAACGGAGTATGAAAAACTTATGAAAGCTTACAACAACAAAGAG GATGAGACGGAGGATGACGAGGAAGAAGTTGCTGAAAAGTCAAAACCCATTGCGAAGGTtgttgaagaagaagagagtgCCGAG GAAGacgatgaagaagatgatgacgACGATGAAGATGAGGACTGA